One window of Plasmodium relictum strain SGS1 genome assembly, chromosome: 14 genomic DNA carries:
- the PRPF3 gene encoding U4/U6 small nuclear ribonucleoprotein PRP3, putative, giving the protein MEETVQKKRKSRWGEAEKKNTNNEDNSNKPLSILEDLSLACNSNLINPTSVSQFPNNFNLSSLSSTIHLNILKATEAAKLAIEKVKRASRFKDDIKQKIKKVDFLPKPLKFDEQGREIDEEGNVINVKPVTYSTLKVNINKLEENNLLKKKNISSNKCEDTLNEDFKWFDSRIKNTSKKKKKNAFNFITPGSIIKQEASSKNYNNKFQLGFDLKKIIQEKKKVQSFQELSLNFLNKNANPNINPNLIDINNKKINQKKEWKDDERYDIIEKWDMVLFKKIENKENLKDYIIKQTSIWKNKLSALEHKKNGKYDNNNDIDESSKEGKIIIKETYFNNDTYVKVNSLLNYYNILLLENNEIIIKNDLYKINMKKITSYIEHPVPLNEDKKDSIITPHMYLTPIERKKLRKRKRQEKEKEKQDKIRIGLIPPPPPKMKLSNLMRVLGDNAVAHPSKIELEVRQQMKERELRHYEQNQQRKLNPQEKSKKQINKWKCNPNEENDVLVIYITNLSNKKHIFKIDINAQQLHLTGVCFMTVLYNFIIVEGKHISIERYKRLIFRRIKWNENEDEEEDEEGKEDENKINDDFDNGGNFQNDMPNMNINQVCNCSLIWSGTVKKKNFLNWKMIVAKTESEVTDYLQEHDALHYYHIVKKHRDILQDI; this is encoded by the coding sequence atgGAAGAAACTGttcaaaaaaagagaaaatcaAGATGGGGAGAAgcagaaaagaaaaatactaATAATGAAGATAACTCAAATAAGCCTCTTAGTATCTTAGAAGACTTAAGTTTAGCTTGTAACtcaaatttaattaatcCAACAAGCGTATCACAATTtccaaataattttaatttatcctCCCTATCTTCTActattcatttaaatatcCTAAAAGCAACGGAAGCAGCAAAATTAGCTATAGAAAAAGTGAAAAGAGCCAGTAGATTTAAGGAtgatataaaacaaaaaataaaaaaagtagatTTTTTGCCAAAACCATTAAAATTTGATGAACAAGGAAGAGAAATAGATGAAGAAGGAAATGTTATTAATGTAAAACCTGTTACATATTCTACTTTAAAAGTTAATATTAACaaattagaagaaaataatcttttaaaaaaaaaaaatatatcatcaAATAAATGTGAAGATACTCTGAATGAAGATTTTAAATGGTTTGATtcaagaataaaaaatacttcaaaaaaaaaaaaaaaaaatgcatttaattttattacacCTGGTTCTATAATAAAACAAGAAGCATCTtccaaaaattataataataaatttcaaCTAGgttttgatttaaaaaaaattattcaagaaaaaaaaaaagtacagTCTTTTCAAGAAttatctttaaattttttgaataaaaatgCAAATCCCAATATTAACCCTAATTTaatagatataaataataaaaaaataaatcaaaaaaaagaatggaAAGATGATGAAAGATATGACATAATAGAAAAATGGGATATGgtcttatttaaaaagatagaaaataaagaaaatttaaaggATTATATTATTAAGCAAACATCTATTTGGAAGAACAAATTAAGTGCTCTTGAGCATaagaaaaatggaaaatatGATAACAATAATGATATAGATGAAAGTAGCAAAGaaggaaaaataattattaaagaaaCTTATTTCAATAATGATACCTATGTAAAAGTAAATAGCTTgctaaattattataatatattattattggaaaataatgaaattataattaagaATGATTTGTACaagataaatatgaaaaaaattacaagTTATATAGAACACCCTGTACCTTTAAACGAAGATAAAAAAGATTCAATTATTACTCCACATATGTACTTAACGCCtatagaaagaaaaaaattaagaaaaagaaaaagacaagaaaaggaaaaagaaaaacaagataaaataagaataggTTTAATTCCTCCACCCCCACCTAAGATGAAGCTATCTAATTTAATGAGAGTTTTAGGTGATAATGCAGTTGCACATCCATCAAAGATAGAATTAGAAGTAAGGCAGCAAATGAAAGAAAGAGAATTAAGACATTATGAACAAAATCAACAAAGGAAATTAAATCCAcaagaaaaaagtaaaaaacaaattaacaAATGGAAATGTAACCCAAACGAAGAAAATGATGTTTTAGTTATTTATATAACAAACCTatctaataaaaaacatatatttaaaattgatATAAATGCTCAGCAACTGCATTTGACAGGAGTATGCTTTATGACAGTGTTATATAATTTCATAATTGTGGAAGGAAAACATATTTCTATCGAAAgatacaaaaggttaatttTTAGAAGGATAAAGTggaatgaaaatgaagatgaagaagaagatgaagaaggAAAAGaggatgaaaataaaattaatgatgATTTTGATAATGGTGGCAATTTTCAAAATGACATGCcaaatatgaatataaacCAAGTATGTAACTGTAGTTTAATATGGTCTGGGactgtaaaaaaaaaaaattttcttaattgGAAAATGATTGTTGCAAAGACCGAATCTGAAGTAACTGATTATCTCCAAGAGCATGATGCATTACATTATTATCACATAGTTAAAAAACATAGAGATATACTTCAAGATATTTAA
- a CDS encoding ribosomal RNA methyltransferase, putative: MRLILQSINEKKNFLFQNNIIRLYKEALPKVFNKKSNHSSKWIQRQITDRYVLKAKNENYRSRAAYKLIELDNKYLFLKKNKVILDIGCYPGSWCQVILERTKNYSNEIIAIDKKIMDPLPNVHFIKGEIGKDNIDNKLKELLQGRKIDIILSDAAVACIGNKIDDHLNSCELTLSITNFMEKYINIGGIYIVKMYLGSQTDNLKTYLKTIFQFVNTAKPKASRSESREIYLVCRNFQGRKKISEDIQIKGAFSLKEGYY; the protein is encoded by the coding sequence atgagatTAATATTACAAAGCataaatgagaaaaaaaattttttatttcaaaataatataataagatTATATAAGGAAGCTTTACctaaagtttttaataaaaaaagtaatcaTTCAAGTAAATGGATTCAAAGACAAATAACAGATAGATATGTTTTAAAAgctaaaaatgaaaattatagaaGTAGAGCtgcatataaattaattgaattagataataaatatctttttttaaaaaagaataaagtAATATTAGATATTGGTTGTTATCCTGGTAGTTGGTGTCAGGTTATTTTAGAAAGAACAAAGAATTACTCTAATGAAATTATTGCAATTGATAAGAAAATAATGGATCCCTTGCCAAATGTACATTTCATTAAAGGAGAAATAGGAAAAGataatattgataataaattaaaagaattattacaAGGCAGAAAGATTGACATTATATTAAGTGACGCAGCTGTTGCCTGTATTGGTAATAAAATTGATGATCATTTAAATTCATGTGAATTAACTTTATCAATAACTAATTTTATGGaaaagtatataaatattggTGGTATTTATATTGTTAAAATGTACCTAGGTAGTCAAACAGATAATCTAAAAACTTAtctaaaaacaatttttcaATTTGTTAATACTGCTAAACCCAAAGCTTCAAGAAGTGAATCAAGAGAAATTTACTTAGTTTGTAGGAATTTTCagggaagaaaaaaaattagtgaAGACATTCAGATTAAAGGAGCATTCTCCTTAAAAGAAGGATAttactaa
- the OSCP gene encoding mitochondrial ATP synthase delta subunit, putative, with protein MKTFNYCNYRYLSNLLNKNIANYVLKNNYSFYILGKRNVDYLKKNINFSRYFSSSQEKNTDDYFLCMGDNIEKRYSLALYNVGKRNNKINEIANDLLFIKNSLLKDRTFLNFLSTPNIERKEKLDFLKNECKKFNNFNNITLNFLESLFDSKRMNFLQKIIEEFELLLMKDKKEIKCVVYTAKEIDNNYKKKIHDSIVFKLKNELKPLIEYKTDKFILGGLILQIGNQVFDFSAKSKIEKIRSTLS; from the coding sequence atgaaaacttTTAATTATTGTAATTATCGTTATTTAAGTAATTTactaaacaaaaatatagcaaattatgttttaaaaaataattattcctTCTATATATTAGGTAAAAGAAATGTAGATTaccttaaaaaaaacattaatttTTCCAGATATTTTAGTAGTtcacaagaaaaaaatactGATGATTACTTTTTATGTATGGGagataatatagaaaaacgATATAGTTTAGCATTATATAATGtaggaaaaagaaataataaaataaatgaaatagcaaatgatttattatttattaaaaacagTTTACTTAAAGATAGAACATTTCTTAACTTTTTAAGCACACCAAATATTGAGCGCAAAGAAAAAttagattttttaaaaaatgaatgtaaaaaatttaataactttaataatataacattaaattttttggAATCCTTATTTGATTCTAAAAGAATgaattttttacaaaaaataatagaagaatttgaattattacttatgaaagataaaaaagaaataaaatgtgTTGTTTATACAGCAAAAGAAATTGataataattacaaaaaaaaaattcatgattcaattgtttttaaattaaagaaTGAATTAAAACCTTTAATAGAATATAAAACAGATAAGTTTATTTTAGGTGGACTAATTTTACAAATAGGAAATCAAGTTTTTGACTTCTCAGCCAAAtcaaaaattgaaaaaattagaaGTACTCTGtcgtaa
- a CDS encoding 60S ribosomal protein L24, putative — MSSIKTTVKTEACSFSEYRIYPGRGQKYIAKDGKVYFYLSSKFASLALQKKKAAKLRWTQAWRRNNKKTKVEATQRRRYKKTIKVQKAVCGLTVEDIRNRKAYVQSIEAKNKARLASKEKDDKKKGKDDKKKNIVQFQRKKDLNKSNRINMAKTKMHKMMKK; from the exons ATGTCATCAATTAAGACAACAGTAAAAACAGAAGCTTGTTCATTCAGTGAATACAGAATTTATCCTGGAAGAggacaaaaatatattgccAAAGATGGaaaagtttatttttatttatcgtCAAAATTTGCTTCTTTGGcacttcaaaaaaaaaaagcagcCAAATTAAGATGGACACAA GCGTGgagaagaaataataaaaaaacaaaagtaGAAGCAACTCAAAgaagaagatataaaaaaactataaaaGTTCAAAAAGCTGTATGTGGTTTAACTGTTGAAGATATAAGAAATAGAAAAGCATATGTTCAAAGTATTGAAGCAAAA AACAAAGCACGCTTAGCATCTAAGGAGaaagatgataaaaaaaaaggaaaagatgataaaaagaagaatataGTACAATTTCAACGAAAAAAAGATCTTAATAAATCTAATAGAATAAATATGGCTAAGACAAAAATGCataaaatgatgaaaaaataa
- a CDS encoding HORMA domain protein, putative — MSVRTHTQNEALTKQDSVNMLKNIIKLGISLVTYLRNLFEENAYEEVCIQELKLKRLLPINPQANMIINWLEKGVFDAIEKEYLRILILDINDIYDNTIECYKFSFSYNTIRGGEIGISLETSNNNNNDLNEKKNNSNINRLKNIKERLLNKKKNETSLYLKKDAKEKTYELLRSLVLLTQTLNPLPERTYLSMKLLYYDEIVPSNYQPPYFRNPDSKDLLKFISIPNEDYVGKIDTGHHFLSIIVNTTCNNLRYNDSYSYDIKSSYNKQKGKESHIEILDDDNEYEDERDEEGEYNHSNEKMLQQSKNCLHDFKKYIIIDDDNISYDNEGKREIDNKIINKNKKNIKNNLSNLSFSNAEITPLSKVVNNDDYINDIKRNDRNDNVEWCVKSEQILSEKNKINDEKFYVKVEKDSSEKENISNRNNENYLIMNKNISGNNSIYLNNMNSDKLLPRKYNSYCKQNISLNSKNNASKELNNSNLIQNNTKDIPNQLCLNNLEDSSSYTKQTDIKNNYNSVNSHKENELIKIDKDTKKENTSSTKKDYIDKSLCIKYKRKLLQKIRAYITRYKILSKSKIKLKFPNASNYDIDKVLHKLVDDQIIQRNGCKFYKFVDRKSEEKESIENKTSQKKNSEKIPVSSSKKKLASDHLSEIDNIEEAKKENSRKNDVESKKKENSKSKSDINEEQHTSNINNINNDIQKLYDDVYNLCLKTKYVNKEIITKGLGIYPILSKPLLDRLIKEGVLKKKFIKNKGYESKIYVRIENSFNKRKHTQINKSNTPEKICPIKKRAINNKKKK; from the coding sequence ATGTCTGTTAGAACTCATACACAAAATGAAGCACTAACAAAACAAGATTCTGTGaatatgttaaaaaatataattaaattggGAATAAGTTTAGTTACATATTTAAGAAACTTATTTGAAGAAAATGCTTATGAAGAAGTATGTATTcaagaattaaaattaaaaagactCTTACCAATAAATCCGCAAGCTAATATGATAATAAATTGGTTAGAAAAAGGAGTTTTTGATGcaatagaaaaagaatatttgagaatattaatattagatataaatgatatatatgataatacTATTGAATGCTACAAATTTAGTTTTTCTTATAATACAATAAGAGGAGGAGAAATTGGTATCTCTTTAGAAAcatcaaataataataataatgatttgaacgaaaaaaaaaataattctaatataaatagattaaaaaacataaaagaaagattattaaataaaaagaaaaacgaaacatctttatatttaaaaaaagatgcaaaagaaaaaacatatGAATTACTAAGATCATTAGTTTTGCTAACTCAAACATTAAATCCTTTACCTGAGAGAACATATCTATCAATGAAGTTATTATATTATGATGAAATAGTACCATCTAACTATCAACCTCCATATTTTAGAAATCCAGACAGTAAAGATTTACTAAAATTTATTAGCATACCTAATGAAGATTATGTTGGGAAAATTGATACAGGGCATCattttttatcaattatTGTTAATACAACTTGTAATAATTTAAGATATAATGATTCTTATTCTTATGATATTAAAAGTAGTTATAACAAACAAAAAGGTAAAGAATCACATATTGAAATACTAGATGATGATAATGAATATGAAGATGAAAGAGATGAAGAAGGTGAATACAATCATTCAAATGAGAAAATGTTACAACAAAGTAAAAACTGCTTACatgattttaaaaagtatatcATTATAGATGATGATAATATTTCTTATGATAATGAAGGAAAGAGGGAAatagataataaaattatcaataaaaataaaaaaaatattaaaaataatttatctaatttatcattttctaaCGCGGAAATTACACCGTTATCCAAAGTTGTCAATAATGATGATTATATCAATGACATTAAACGTAATGATAGAAATGATAACGTTGAATGGTGTGTTAAATCAGAACAAATATTGtcagaaaaaaataagattaaTGATGAGAAGTTTTATGTAAAAGTAGAAAAAGATTCTtcagaaaaagaaaacataAGTAAcagaaataatgaaaattatttaattatgaataaaaatatatcggGGAATAAtagtatttatttaaataatatgaattcaGATAAACTTCTACCAAGGAAATATAATAGTTACTGTAAACAGAATATTTCATTGAATTCTAAAAATAATGCAAgcaaagaattaaataattctaaCTTAATTCAAAATAATACTAAAGATATTCCAAATCAGTTatgtttaaataatttagaagATTCCAGTTCATACACCAAACAAactgatataaaaaataattataattctgTTAATTCacataaagaaaatgaattaataaagataGATAAAGATACTAAAAAGGAGAATACTAGTTCAACAAAAAAGGATTATATTGATAAATCTTTGtgcataaaatataaaagaaaattgcTTCAAAAAATAAGAGCATATATTACaagatataaaattttaagtaaATCGAAAATCAAATTAAAATTTCCAAATGCATCAAATTATGATATAGATAAAGTCCTACACAAATTAGTAGATGATCAAATTATTCAAAGAAATGGTTGTAAGTTTTATAAATTTGTTGATAGAAAGAGTGAGGAAAAAGAAagtattgaaaataaaacttcacaaaaaaaaaatagtgagAAAATTCCTGTATCatcatcaaaaaaaaaacttgcTTCAGATCACTTAAGTGAAATTGATAATATTGAAGAagcaaaaaaagaaaatagtaGAAAAAATGATGTTGaatctaaaaaaaaggaaaacaGTAAGAGTAAAAGtgatataaatgaagaaCAACATACTAGCAatataaataacataaataatgatatacaGAAATTGTATGACGatgtatataatttatgCTTAAAGACAAAATAtgttaataaagaaataattacTAAAGGATTAGGCATATACCCAATATTGTCAAAACCATTGTTAGATAGACTAATAAAAGAAGGAgtactgaaaaaaaaattcataaaaaataaaggatatgaaagtaaaatatatgtacGCATAGAAAAtagttttaataaaagaaaacatACTCAAATAAACAAATCAAACACACCTGAGAAAATTTGtccaattaaaaaaagagcgattaataataaaaaaaaaaaataa
- the PPM6 gene encoding protein phosphatase PPM6, putative yields MGNCISFINYSKFKLKNKKLLPLDLYSNNEIEKSVISYASCIKEEETKEINSITHKKKKLNIEDKLNEEDNKKKKKNIENNENGEDDEYHEYNEIDEYNENEDEKYITYEEDNKGEKQQIKGKKKKKEKKKERMKKKMKEKGKIETNISNNCKLNSYYEEEKKNSNSNYLYDDESNDYYNQKLDMSSDVNSFYKSSVNGDILFKKNKHENLLNIKYSSMILNDIRDVDIIVVFLFSLFLYFNANNIVDMLDKNKKERYFLINSLNVSHDIIKFPTFPKEIVDSFLKNDFTLLKKYIKNKCNKLKKKYRTTYFKKKNSFKDEKNQKKIFKYELKKKKEKCSFSKIVESIDRNDWLHRDITQINCDNNLPDLEINFIVMGAYRFYQRDMKPFQDKNTFFYKSPSYTCDAEISVACKKGKKLDFPNQDDFTIIQTNEWILIMVFDGHGPSGHDISNFVHVVLPLLFSYNIEQIFENPVRTMKTLFYMINCYLVNYSYCINNNINPININFIDYNLSGTTCTIILYNFLTKKIYSAHTGDSRAVMGKQSLQTNKFRAYNITEDHKPSLKLEKDRIVAFGGEVKKLQGDVSYRVFVKDEMYPGLAMSRAIGDITSSFIGVTCEPTIKILDKSDEDKFIIVATDGIWEFISSEECVQMVSKKRKKKVHIAMEEIIKESWKRWAKIDTVDDMTLVILYF; encoded by the exons atggGTAAttgtatttcttttataaattattcaaaatttaaattaaaaaataaaaagttattgCCTTTAGATTTATATTCAAATAACGAAATTGAAAAATCTGTTATTAGCTACGCATCTTGCATAAAAGAAGAGGAaacaaaagaaattaatagtattacacataaaaaaaaaaaacttaatatTGAAGATAAACTAAATGAAGAAGacaataaaaagaaaaaaaaaaatatagaaaataatgaaaacgGTGAAGATGATGAATATCATGAATACAATGAAATTGatgaatataatgaaaatgaggATGAGAAATATATAACATATGAAGAAGATAACAAAGGTGAAAAGCAGCAAATaaaagggaaaaaaaaaaaaaaggaaaaaaaaaaggaaagaatgaaaaaaaaaatgaaagagaAAGGAAAAATAGAAACCAATATCAGCAATAATTGTAAATTAAATTCTTACTATGaagaggaaaaaaaaaatagcaattcaaattatttatatgatgATGAATCTAACGATTATTATAACCAAAAATTAGATATGTCATCTGATgtaaattcattttataaaagttCAGTTAACGGAGatattttattcaaaaagAATAAACACGAAAATTTACTTAATATTAAGTATAGTAGTATGATATTAAATGATATTAGAGATGTTGATATAAttgttgtttttttatttagcttatttctttattttaatgcTAATAATATTGTTGACATgcttgataaaaataaaaaggaaagatattttttaataaactcATTAAATGTAAGTCATGATATCATTAAGTTTCCAACTTTCCCAAAAGAGATTGTTGAcagttttttaaaaaatgattttactttattgaaaaaatatataaaaaataagtgtaataaattaaaaaaaaaatacagaactacttattttaaaaaaaaaaattcttttaaagatgaaaaaaatcaaaaaaaaatttttaaatatgaactaaaaaaaaaaaaagaaaaatgttcCTTTTCTAAAATTGTAGAATCAATTGATAGAAATGATTGGTTACATAGAGATATCACTCAAATAAACTGTGATAATAATTTACCAGACttagaaataaattttatagttATGGGAGCATATCGCTTTTATCAAAGAGATATGAAACCTTTTCAAGATAAAAAtacctttttttataaatccCCCTCATATACCTGTGATGCAGAAATATCCGTTGCATGCAAAAAAGGGAAGAAACTAGATTTCCCAAATCAAGATGATTTTACGATTATTCAAACAAATGAATGGATATTAATTATGGTATTTGATGGTCATGGACCATCAGGTCATGATATAAGCAATTTTGTTCATGTAGTACttcctttattattttcatataatattGAACAAATATTTGAAAATCCTGTTCGTACTATGAaaacattattttatatgattAACTGTTATTTAGTTAATTATTCTTATTGTATaaacaataatataaatccaattaatataaattttattgacTATAATCTAAGTGGAACAACATGtacaataattttatataattttttaacaaaaaaaatttattcagCACACACAGGGGATAGTAGAGCTGTTATGGGAAAACAAAGTCTtcaaacaaataaatttagaGCATACAACATAACTGAAGATCATAAGCCATCcttaaaattagaaaaagataGAATTGTAGCTTTCGGTGgagaagtaaaaaaattgCAAGGTGATGTTTCTTATAGAGTATTTGTTAAAGATGAAATGTATCCAGGTTTAGCTATGAGCAGAGCTATCGGTGATATAACTTCGTCTTTTATAGGAGTTACCTGTGAGCCTACCATAAAAATATTGGATAAATCTGATGaagataaatttattattgtaGCTACTGATGGAATTTGGGAATTCATTAGCAGCGAAGAATGTGTGCAAATGgtttcaaaaaaaagaaaaaaaaaagtacatATTGCTATGg aagaaataataaaagaatccTGGAAAAGATGGGCAAAAATTGACACCGTTGATGAt atgaCTCTGGttattctatatttttaa
- the GAR1 gene encoding H/ACA ribonucleoprotein complex subunit 1, putative, giving the protein MGFFRNNRKPSYNRNNENEMKLDKIILSGIFYKYCENDLVIKNKLENLVPYFNGRIFLENKEEIGKVDEILGPINEFYFSVKLKEGIRAKSFSSDTKFFIDSSQTLPLSRFLPQSKKVENTPKKKKKSNRDKKKNNLNTNIKKSNNFSFRGGNRNNRNNRNDRNNRNDGNDRNDRNDRNDRNDRNDRNNRNNFKNRSNNSHKFSNRRGRF; this is encoded by the coding sequence atggGATTCTTCAGAAATAACAGAAAACCAAGTTACAATAGAAACAACGAAAATGAAATGAAATTAGATAAGATAATTTTGAGTGGTATCTTTTATAAGTATTGTGAAAATGATTtagtaattaaaaataaattagaaaatttagTTCCTTATTTTAATGGTAGGATCTTTTtggaaaataaagaagaaataggAAAAGTAGATGAAATTTTGGGACCAATtaatgaattttatttttctgttaaattaaaagaaggaATAAGAGCAAAATCATTTTCATCTgatacaaaattttttattgattCATCACAGACACTACCCTTAAGTAGATTTTTACCGCAAAGTAAAAAAGTAGAAAATAcacctaaaaaaaaaaaaaaatcaaatagaGATAAAAAGAAGAATAATTTGAAtactaatattaaaaaatcaaataatttCTCTTTTAGAGGAGGAAACAGAAACAATAGAAATAATAGAAATGATAGAAATAATAGAAACGATGGAAATGATAGAAATGATAGAAATGATAGAAATGATAGAAATGATAGAAATGATAGAAATAACAGAaataatttcaaaaatagATCAAATAATAGTCATAAATTTTCTAATCGAAGAGgaagattttaa